A stretch of the Anaerobaca lacustris genome encodes the following:
- a CDS encoding chemotaxis protein CheW: MTATASKPQHRSTAAQQKEGKYLTFALAHEEYGLEILKVREIIGYIDVTAVPQTPHYVKGVINLRGQVIPVVDLRAKFGMETTDVTDETCIIVVEIRCADRTSSTGIIVDRVQEVLDIAGQNIEDAPQFDASVDTSFILGMGKVGDAVKILLDIDKVLAGESLDGLRSETL, from the coding sequence ATGACAGCAACGGCATCCAAACCGCAGCACCGCAGCACCGCGGCCCAGCAGAAGGAAGGCAAGTACCTGACCTTCGCGCTGGCCCACGAAGAGTACGGCCTCGAGATCCTCAAGGTCCGTGAGATCATCGGCTACATCGACGTGACCGCCGTGCCCCAGACCCCGCACTACGTCAAGGGCGTCATCAACCTGCGCGGCCAGGTCATTCCCGTCGTCGATCTGCGCGCCAAGTTCGGCATGGAGACCACCGACGTGACGGACGAAACCTGTATCATCGTCGTGGAAATCCGCTGCGCCGACCGCACGTCGAGCACGGGCATCATCGTCGACCGCGTCCAGGAAGTCCTCGACATCGCCGGCCAGAACATCGAGGATGCCCCGCAGTTCGACGCCTCGGTCGACACCAGCTTCATCCTGGGCATGGGCAAGGTGGGCGACGCGGTCAAGATTCTTCTCGACATCGACAAAGTGCTCGCCGGTGAGAGCCTGGACGGCCTCCGGTCCGAAACGCTATGA